A region of Ornithodoros turicata isolate Travis chromosome 5, ASM3712646v1, whole genome shotgun sequence DNA encodes the following proteins:
- the LOC135394663 gene encoding U3 small nucleolar RNA-associated protein 18 homolog: MERRGGRKHSESGVEDSFVFNKAITYDEQDEDSDKDDAELKLEELVFGELTVKATAEKASKKRKLDVHRRKQTSVSTDGAETDDELQVDPGAAADEEADRDDDIELIGRESTNKKKPAWIDADDEETLVKDKLCLMTRPPAEMCASENEQYSELLKKRFKKVMGAPKWAEQKEEERSDEEDEMLTRIGTFVGKSTSLPQTNIDIHRRTHLNKEAKGKAILKAVEFHPKSQVAVVAGVSSTATIFQVDEKTNPKIQSVHFQNFPIHCAHFSHNGEELLVGSTEYSHLNTYDMMVGTTMQTRFPKRLNVSTTKRFYVSPDGKHLLLCGRFGEVHILASKSKECIGTLKMNGDVRAIAFNEDGSVMYTHGGSEVYVWDMKARQCLHRFYDHGCILGTALATSPNGQFLATGSDSGVVNIYETGDLLKSRSPNPLKAVMNLTTEVTQLKFNSTSELLVMNSSHKRSGTKLVHFPSMTTFSNFPGRHDLKFPNCIDISPHSGYLAVGNNVGTAYLFRVKHYSNF; this comes from the exons ATGGAACGACGTGGCGGAAGGAAACACTCTGAATCAGGCGTGGAAGATTCCTTCGTCTTCAATAAAGCGATCACATACGATGAACAGGACGAAGACTCAGATAAAGATGACGCTGAACTTAAATTGGAAGAGCTTGTTTTTGGCGAGTTGACTGTGAAAGCCACAGCAGAAAAGGCGTCAAAAAAA CGAAAGCTTGACGTGCATCGGAGAAAACAGACCAGCGTATCAACTGATGGTGCAGAAACGGACGACGAACTTCAAGTTGATCCAGGAGCGGCTGCTGATGAAGAAGCGGATCGGGATGATGATATCGAACTTATTGGCAGGGAAAGTACTAACAAAAAGAAACCAGCGTGGATAGATGCAGATGATGAGGAAACATT GGTCAAGGATAAGCTGTGCCTGATGACGAGACCACCTGCGGAGATGTGCGCCAGCGAAAACGAGCAGTACTCAGAGTTACTCAAGAAGAG GTTCAAAAAGGTAATGGGAGCTCCAAAATGGGCCGAACAGAAGGAAGAGGAGAGATCAG ATGAAGAGGATGAAATGCTTACAAGGATAGGAACGTTCGTTGGAAAGTCGACGAGCCTGCCACAAACAAATATTGATATCCACAGGCGTACGCACTTGAACAAAGAAGCAAAAGGAAAG GCGATACTCAAAGCAGTCGAGTTTCATCCCAAGTCTCAAGTGGCTGTGGTTGCTGGCGTGTCTTCCACCGCTACAATTTTTCAG GTGGACGAAAAGACGAATCCCAAGATCCAGTCTGTACACTTCCAAAACTTTCCAATTCACTGCGCTCATTTTTCTCACAACGGGGAGGAGCTGCTGGTAGGCTCCACAGAATACAGCCACCTCAACACCTACGACATGATGGTCGGTACGACCATGCAAACGAGGTTCCCAAAAA GGCTGAACGTGAGTACCACGAAGCGGTTCTACGTGTCACCAGACGGCAAGCACTTGTTGCTGTGTGGCAGATTCGGTGAAGTTCACATACTGGCAAGCAAG TCCAAGGAATGCATAGGAACGCTAAAAATGAATGGGGATGTCCGAGCGATTGCATTCAACGAAGACGGCTCAGTTATGTACACTCATG GTGGATCCGAAGTTTACGTTTGGGACATGAAGGCTCGCCAGTGTCTGCACAGGTTTTACGATCACGGTTGCATCCTGGGAACTGCTTTGGCCACCTCCCCCAATGGACAGTTCTTGGCAACAGG ATCTGATAGCGGAGTTGTGAATATCTATGAAACGGGTGACTTGCTCAAATCCCGAAGTCCTAATCCATTGAAAGCAGTGATGAACCTAACGACAGAGGTGACCCAACTCAAATTTAACTCTACTTCGGAGCTGCTTGTCATGAACTCATCTCACAAACGGAGCGGTACCAAGCTG GTACACTTTCCAAGCATGACCACTTTCTCAAACTTCCCGGGTAGGCATGACTTGAAGTTTCCGAACTGCATTGATATCTCCCCACACAGTGGGTACCTAGCTGTTGGGAACAATGTTGGAACTGCATATCTTTTCAG GGTGAAGCATTACTCTAATTTCTGA
- the LOC135394662 gene encoding COMM domain-containing protein 4-like → MRFKFCGDRDCPDWLLAEIASMSKMSSVKIKLLGVQIVSSLLGTGMDHDKINKLTADSKFTHDDLKGIIVALEYIFRNATRFAVDEESLVNELQQLGLPKEHSTSLSKVYADKSPDILEVLKKKSLRLSCLEGNPSWRVDYVLESSVAGEVNAPSIQMNLRVKEEDVVTPVHFTLPTEKCGVLLHELKAAHKLMKELEQT, encoded by the coding sequence ATGCGGTTCAAATTTTGCGGAGACCGCGACTGTCCAGACTGGCTACTCGCTGAAATTGCATCGATGTCCAAGATGAGTTCCGTGAAGATCAAACTTCTCGGTGTGCAAATAGTCAGCTCCCTCCTCGGAACGGGCATGGATCACGACAAAATTAACAAGCTGACAGCAGACTCTAAATTCACTCACGACGACCTCAAAGGCATCATTGTAGCCCTGGAATACATCTTTCGAAACGCGACAAGATTCGCTGTCGATGAAGAGTCACTCGTGAACGAGCTGCAACAATTAGGGCTTCCCAAAGAGCACTCGACTTCGTTATCTAAAGTGTACGCCGACAAATCGCCGGACATTTTGGAAGTATTGAAGAAGAAGAGCTTGCGATTGTCCTGTCTAGAGGGTAACCCAAGTTGGAGGGTAGACTACGTGCTCGAATCTAGCGTAGCCGGAGAAGTCAATGCACCCTCCATCCAGATGAATTTACGAGTCAAAGAAGAGGACGTTGTGACACCTGTCCACTTTACTCTTCCGACTGAGAAGTGTGGCGTGCTGTTGCATGAGTTGAAGGCAGCTCATAAGTTGATGAAGGAATTGGAACAAACGTGA
- the LOC135394660 gene encoding zinc finger C3HC-type protein 1-like — MSTVIASASPAKNTNEDISCLQLSDSTLATASPADDRNFQEFKHRISTFSDNFGTLSKWFCKPLELSPPECAKFGWTCSSADMLVCSSCKKYLHCKISASLSNQLRTRHVKELVRSLKEAHVKHCPWKVAPCPESYTIMPQLLRKDALSQFRGRFETLLRLSDKLPAPEMQNVEKQIVPEYVTELITLCHAEDNAISRSAAVLAILGWKAGLVCPTRKYIACDFCQRSTGTWFYLSVTESKCVDKNAGMCGGDTADSPVCTQKDTIVDGKDADKEKVCGGVKRKHDGEEKFNPLSEHFAWCIWRRANASNKQGWEVFLESLLHNIASSKSSGDSLPVGDVYVQVHKILAVLAQ, encoded by the exons ATGTCGACCGTTATAGCTTCTGCCAGTCCTGCCAAGAACACCAACGAAG ATATCTCATGTTTACAGCTGAGTGACAGTACGCTTGCTACAGCATCGCCAGCCGATGACAGAAACTTCCAAGAATTCAAACATAGGATCTCAACATTTTCTGATAACTTTGGCACT CTTTCAAAATGGTTCTGCAagcctcttgagctttctccgcCGGAATGCGCAAAATTTGGATGGACATGTTCGTCTGCAGATATGTTAGTGTGCAGTTCATGCAAAAAGTACCTTCACTGCAAGATCTCAGCTTCGCTAAGCAACCAACTTC GCACTAGGCATGTAAAAGAGCTGGTTCGATCACTCAAGGAAGCCCATGTTAAGCACTGTCCATGGAAGGTCGCACCGTGTCCAG AATCGTACACCATCATGCCACAGCTACTCCGGAAAGATGCATTGTCGCAGTTCCGTGGACGGTTTGAAACATTGTTACGTCTCAGTGACAAGTTGCCTGCACCAGAAATGCAGAATGTAGAGAAGCAG ATTGTTCCCGAGTATGTAACAGAGCTGATAACATTGTGCCACGCTGAGGACAATGCCATATCAAGGTCTGCTGCAGTGCTTGCCATACTCGGGTGGAAGGCAGG TTTAGTGTGTCCAACACGCAAGTACATAGCCTGCGATTTCTGCCAGCGGAGTACGGGCACCTGGTTCTACCTGTCTGTTACCGAAAGCAAGTGCGTCGATAAAAACGCTGGAATGTGCGGAGGAGATACAGCAGACTCACCAGTGTGCACCCAAAAGGACACAATAGTAGACGGCAAAGATGCAGATAAAGAAAAAGTGTGTGGTGGAGTGAAACGGAAACACGATGGAGAA GAGAAGTTTAATCCACTCAGTGAACATTTTGCATGGTGTATCTGGAGGAGAGCAAATGCATCTAACAAACAAGGATGGGAAGTTTTTCTGGAGAGTCTCTTGCACAACATTGCATCCAGCAAGTCATCCGGAGATTCCTTACCAGTG GGTGATGTATATGTCCAGGTGCACAAAATCCTTGCTGTTCTGGCACAGTAA